The Flavobacteriales bacterium genome window below encodes:
- a CDS encoding 1-deoxy-D-xylulose-5-phosphate reductoisomerase: MSDNKTDKRHIAILGSTGSIGTQALEVLEANPEVFELEVLTAHSSAELLIEQALKFKPNCVVIGDESQFKKVQDALFDEGIKVYAGADSLAQVVQMEDIDIVLTALVGYAGLRPTLAAIDAGKHIALANKETLVVAGEIVTDLARKKGVNIYPVDSEHSAIFQCLVGEFHNPIEKIYLTASGGPFRGQKREQLAAVTKAQALKHPNWDMGAKITIDSASMMNKGLEVIEAKWLFGLKNEQIDVIVHPQSIIHSIVQFEDGSMKAQMGLPDMKLPIQFALGYPNRLKSDFPRFNFLNYPQLTFEKADTETFRNLALAFEALNQGGNQPCILNAANEIAVDAFLKDRIGFLEMSDIIEQSMQRVSFIKKPNYDDYVATDAETRVLALEMIN; the protein is encoded by the coding sequence ATGAGTGACAACAAGACAGATAAACGGCACATCGCCATCCTTGGCTCCACCGGTTCTATTGGAACACAGGCGCTGGAGGTTTTGGAGGCAAATCCTGAGGTTTTTGAGTTAGAGGTGCTAACTGCGCATAGCAGTGCTGAACTTCTGATAGAGCAAGCGCTCAAATTCAAACCTAATTGCGTGGTCATTGGCGATGAAAGCCAATTCAAGAAGGTGCAGGACGCACTTTTCGATGAGGGCATCAAGGTGTATGCTGGCGCGGACAGTCTGGCGCAGGTGGTGCAGATGGAAGACATCGATATTGTGCTTACTGCGTTGGTCGGTTATGCAGGATTGCGCCCTACATTGGCGGCAATTGACGCAGGAAAACACATCGCGTTAGCCAACAAGGAAACGCTTGTTGTGGCTGGCGAAATCGTAACCGACCTCGCTCGGAAAAAGGGCGTAAACATCTATCCTGTCGATAGTGAGCATTCGGCCATTTTCCAATGTTTGGTAGGTGAGTTTCACAATCCGATCGAAAAGATCTATCTGACGGCTTCTGGTGGTCCGTTCCGTGGACAGAAACGTGAACAATTGGCGGCTGTGACCAAAGCTCAGGCCCTCAAACACCCGAATTGGGACATGGGTGCCAAGATCACCATCGACAGTGCTTCGATGATGAACAAAGGCTTGGAAGTGATCGAAGCAAAATGGCTGTTCGGGCTGAAGAATGAGCAGATCGATGTGATTGTGCATCCGCAAAGCATCATCCACAGCATTGTTCAGTTTGAGGACGGTAGCATGAAAGCGCAGATGGGTTTGCCGGACATGAAGCTTCCGATCCAGTTTGCGCTCGGCTATCCGAACCGATTGAAGTCGGATTTTCCTCGTTTCAACTTCTTGAATTACCCGCAACTCACGTTTGAGAAGGCGGACACGGAAACCTTCCGCAACTTGGCATTGGCGTTTGAGGCGCTGAACCAAGGTGGAAATCAACCCTGCATTCTCAACGCGGCCAATGAAATTGCTGTTGATGCGTTCCTGAAAGACCGCATCGGCTTCCTCGAAATGTCAGACATCATCGAACAATCGATGCAACGCGTGTCTTTCATAAAAAAACCTAACTATGACGACTATGTGGCAACAGATGCGGAAACTCGCGTGTTGGCACTCGAAATGATCAACTAA
- the rseP gene encoding RIP metalloprotease RseP encodes MDILIKAGQLLLSLTILVTLHELGHFIPARLFGTRVKKFYLFFDFLFPLPNVLNFSLFKIKRGETEYGIGWFPMGGYVQIDGMVDESMDTEALKEEPKPWEFRSKPAWQRLIIMLGGVTVNLILGFLIYSMVLFTWGKEKLPLANMDYGVYADSTLHKYGIADGDKILGLNDTSVHYFEQLGKAVLIHGARTIEIEHNGKKEMVALPADIEKELLGNGTKSLFMPRYPFEVDSVLPGDLAMQAGFKKGDRIIRVDTTSTPGFFEGLKAIKANTGKEINVVVLRDGEEKTLTTKVSDEGRIGIQLCMVNDFLKTETYRYTFFESIPAGFVETGNVLNGYVSSLKLLFSKEGASQIGGFGSIGSMFPSTWDWHSFWSMTAFLSLVLAIMNVLPIPALDGGHVVFLLYEMVVGKKPSDKFMEYTQTVGMILLLTLLLLANGNDIYKFFLK; translated from the coding sequence ATGGATATACTCATCAAGGCGGGACAGCTCCTGCTCAGTCTCACCATCCTTGTCACACTTCACGAGCTCGGGCACTTCATCCCAGCACGGCTTTTCGGCACACGTGTCAAGAAATTCTACCTGTTCTTCGACTTCCTTTTTCCGCTTCCGAACGTGCTCAACTTCTCGCTTTTCAAGATAAAGCGTGGCGAAACTGAGTACGGAATCGGTTGGTTCCCAATGGGCGGCTACGTGCAAATTGACGGCATGGTGGACGAAAGCATGGACACAGAAGCGTTGAAGGAAGAACCAAAGCCATGGGAGTTCCGCAGCAAACCAGCTTGGCAACGATTGATCATCATGCTTGGTGGAGTGACGGTAAATCTGATCCTCGGATTCCTCATTTACAGCATGGTGCTGTTCACTTGGGGTAAGGAGAAATTGCCGCTTGCCAACATGGATTATGGCGTTTACGCAGACTCTACACTCCACAAATACGGCATTGCGGATGGTGATAAGATCCTTGGTCTCAATGATACGAGCGTGCATTACTTCGAACAGCTTGGGAAGGCGGTTCTGATCCATGGCGCACGGACCATTGAGATTGAGCATAATGGTAAGAAAGAGATGGTCGCACTTCCGGCAGACATCGAGAAAGAACTGCTTGGAAATGGAACCAAAAGTCTGTTCATGCCACGCTATCCGTTCGAGGTGGACAGCGTCCTACCCGGTGATCTGGCCATGCAGGCAGGGTTCAAAAAAGGCGACCGCATTATTCGTGTTGATACCACTTCAACGCCTGGTTTCTTTGAGGGATTGAAAGCCATTAAGGCAAATACCGGGAAAGAAATCAACGTAGTTGTACTGCGTGACGGAGAGGAAAAAACACTCACAACCAAAGTGAGTGATGAAGGCCGCATCGGTATTCAGCTTTGCATGGTGAACGACTTCCTGAAAACGGAAACCTACCGTTACACGTTCTTCGAATCAATTCCTGCCGGGTTTGTGGAGACGGGAAATGTGCTGAACGGATATGTTTCAAGCCTTAAGCTGCTTTTCTCAAAAGAAGGTGCTTCGCAGATCGGTGGTTTCGGCTCCATTGGAAGCATGTTCCCTTCCACTTGGGATTGGCATTCGTTCTGGTCGATGACCGCATTTCTCTCGCTGGTGCTGGCCATCATGAACGTACTTCCGATACCTGCTTTGGATGGTGGCCACGTGGTATTCCTGCTCTACGAGATGGTGGTGGGCAAAAAGCCGAGCGACAAGTTCATGGAGTACACCCAAACCGTTGGAATGATCCTGTTGCTTACCTTGCTGTTGCTCGCCAACGGCAACGACATCTACAAGTTCTTCCTCAAATAG
- a CDS encoding amidohydrolase: MNDLRVTVCQQPLVWEDKAANLKFWEEKLRPLKRQTDLIVLPEMFTTGFTMNVRQLAEPMDGRTVAWVRDLSTELDATITGSVIIREECTTGGSGGKFYNRMLWANPDRSFTWYDKRHRFSFADEDKFFTAGKQRVLIDGPNGWRVMPQVCYDLRFPVFSRNLKSDMYDVLIYVANWPAVRSSAWRSLLVARAHENQCYVVGVNRVGTDGKGIEYDGSSLVVSPKGEILCSFEVGEAAIETIALSKTDLDDFRAKFRPLDDADEFELKL, encoded by the coding sequence ATGAATGATCTACGCGTAACCGTTTGCCAGCAACCGCTGGTTTGGGAAGACAAAGCGGCCAACCTAAAATTCTGGGAGGAGAAACTTCGTCCGCTCAAACGCCAGACCGATCTGATCGTGCTGCCCGAAATGTTCACCACAGGTTTTACCATGAATGTCCGTCAATTGGCCGAACCGATGGATGGCAGAACTGTAGCTTGGGTCCGTGACCTTTCCACCGAATTGGATGCAACAATCACTGGCAGCGTCATCATTCGTGAAGAATGCACTACAGGCGGTTCTGGTGGGAAGTTTTACAACCGCATGCTATGGGCAAATCCCGACCGTAGTTTTACATGGTATGACAAGCGGCATCGGTTCAGTTTTGCAGATGAAGACAAGTTCTTCACCGCAGGGAAACAGCGCGTTCTGATAGATGGCCCGAACGGTTGGCGAGTGATGCCACAGGTGTGCTACGATCTGCGTTTTCCTGTTTTCAGCAGAAACTTGAAATCGGACATGTATGACGTGTTGATCTACGTGGCCAATTGGCCTGCTGTGCGTTCTTCAGCATGGAGAAGTTTGCTGGTGGCGCGGGCGCACGAAAACCAATGTTATGTAGTTGGTGTGAACCGCGTTGGTACGGACGGAAAAGGAATTGAATACGATGGAAGTTCGTTGGTGGTAAGCCCGAAAGGCGAGATTCTTTGCTCATTTGAAGTGGGAGAAGCGGCCATCGAAACGATTGCACTTTCCAAAACGGACCTGGACGATTTTCGCGCTAAGTTCCGCCCGTTGGATGATGCTGATGAATTTGAACTGAAACTGTGA
- a CDS encoding aminotransferase class I/II-fold pyridoxal phosphate-dependent enzyme — MKFPGVVRSKLPQQGTTIFTVMSGLARETGAINLSQGFPDFSIPKRLVELTHQYMLKGFNQYSPMQGVISLREKLAEKVEELYSAKYDPETEINITAGATQAIYTAISAFINEGDEVIIFEPAYDCYVPAIEIHGGKAMYIQMNLSGELIDWEKVKRLINQRTRMIIINTPHNPSGRVMSAADMLKLQKLTDNTDIIILSDEVYEHIIFDGLEHQSVARYPKLAERSIIVSSFGKTYHNTGWKIGHVLAPKELMTEFRKVHQFNVFSVNTPAQHALAEFLNDREHYLELGSFYQEKRDRFVQLLSGSRFKIRPSEGTYFQLLDYSKISDEKDTEYAVRMTKEFGVASIPVSVFYHEKNDDHFLRFCFAKEDETLEKAAEKLVKL, encoded by the coding sequence ATGAAATTCCCTGGCGTTGTCCGTTCGAAATTGCCGCAGCAAGGCACTACCATTTTTACGGTGATGAGCGGTCTGGCGCGCGAAACAGGTGCCATCAATCTCTCGCAAGGATTTCCTGATTTCAGCATCCCGAAACGATTGGTCGAGCTCACGCATCAGTACATGCTGAAAGGGTTCAATCAGTATTCGCCCATGCAGGGCGTGATTTCGCTCCGCGAAAAGTTGGCGGAGAAAGTGGAAGAGCTCTATTCGGCCAAGTACGATCCCGAAACGGAGATCAACATTACGGCTGGTGCCACGCAGGCCATTTACACGGCCATCTCGGCCTTCATCAACGAAGGCGATGAGGTCATCATTTTTGAGCCAGCATACGATTGCTATGTGCCAGCCATCGAGATCCATGGCGGCAAGGCCATGTACATTCAGATGAACCTTTCGGGCGAACTGATCGATTGGGAAAAAGTAAAACGCCTTATCAATCAGCGTACGCGGATGATCATCATCAACACGCCTCACAACCCTTCGGGGCGCGTGATGAGTGCGGCCGACATGCTCAAGCTGCAAAAGCTTACGGACAACACCGACATCATCATCTTGAGCGATGAGGTGTATGAGCACATCATTTTCGATGGGTTGGAACATCAGAGCGTGGCGCGCTATCCGAAGCTGGCGGAGCGTTCCATCATCGTTTCATCTTTCGGGAAAACGTATCATAACACGGGTTGGAAGATCGGCCATGTGTTGGCACCGAAGGAGCTGATGACAGAGTTCAGGAAGGTGCATCAGTTCAATGTGTTTTCGGTGAACACGCCTGCGCAACACGCGCTGGCCGAGTTCCTCAACGACCGCGAACATTATCTGGAACTCGGTAGTTTCTATCAGGAAAAACGCGACCGTTTTGTGCAGCTGCTTTCAGGTTCGCGTTTCAAGATCAGGCCAAGTGAAGGAACCTACTTTCAGTTGTTGGACTATTCCAAAATATCAGACGAAAAAGACACCGAATACGCGGTGCGAATGACCAAGGAGTTCGGGGTGGCATCCATTCCCGTTTCTGTGTTCTATCACGAGAAAAATGACGACCATTTTCTCCGTTTCTGCTTTGCGAAAGAGGACGAAACCTTGGAGAAAGCGGCAGAAAAACTGGTTAAATTATGA
- the trkA gene encoding Trk system potassium transporter TrkA has protein sequence MRIIIAGAGDVGFHLAKLLTQENQDIALIDTDADKLKYAADHLDISTIRGNSISYTILEEANVFKADLVIAATNSEEANISTCIIAKHLGAKRTIARVRNTEFLLKKEKLDLEELGIDEIISTETLAAREIKRLLKEVAFTDSYEFDRGLLNLAGISIEETSPLAGKTVSEAAYLNPENNFLTVAILRKNETIIPRGDVSFHVGDHVYFIAQQDAMEHILSLSGKERRRIKNVMVIGGNEVGMHTAKKLSLKFNVKLIEADKDRCFELADQLQGTLVINGDGSDVELLQEEGIDQMDAFIAVTDNSETNIISCLVAKNHGVRKTIALVENMDYIHLSQNIGVDTMINKKLIAANFIFRHIRKGEVLSLTSLHGVDAEVVEFEVSEKSQLVGKVLKGINFPKSAIVGGVIRHGKSFTPNGDFVFEPLDHVVVVSRPTCIHKVESYF, from the coding sequence ATGCGAATAATCATTGCAGGGGCAGGAGATGTGGGTTTTCACCTCGCAAAGCTGCTCACACAGGAGAATCAGGACATTGCCCTGATCGATACAGATGCCGATAAACTGAAATATGCGGCCGACCACTTGGATATTTCCACCATCCGTGGGAACTCCATCTCTTACACCATTTTGGAGGAGGCGAACGTTTTCAAGGCCGATCTGGTGATCGCGGCCACCAACTCGGAAGAGGCCAACATCAGCACGTGCATCATTGCCAAACATCTGGGTGCCAAACGGACCATTGCCCGCGTTCGGAACACGGAGTTTCTACTGAAAAAGGAGAAACTCGACCTGGAAGAACTTGGCATTGACGAGATCATCAGCACCGAAACGCTGGCAGCACGCGAGATAAAACGACTGTTGAAAGAAGTAGCGTTCACCGACTCGTATGAGTTCGACCGCGGATTGCTGAACCTGGCAGGAATCTCCATTGAAGAGACCAGTCCGCTGGCTGGAAAAACGGTTTCGGAAGCCGCTTATCTGAACCCTGAAAATAATTTTTTGACCGTTGCCATTCTACGTAAGAATGAGACCATCATTCCGCGTGGCGATGTGAGTTTCCACGTGGGCGATCACGTGTATTTCATTGCGCAGCAAGATGCCATGGAGCATATTCTCTCGCTATCGGGCAAGGAGCGCAGACGCATTAAGAACGTGATGGTGATAGGTGGCAACGAGGTGGGAATGCACACGGCCAAGAAACTCAGTCTGAAGTTCAATGTGAAGTTGATAGAAGCGGACAAGGACCGCTGTTTTGAACTGGCCGATCAGCTGCAAGGCACGCTGGTGATCAACGGAGATGGAAGCGATGTGGAACTGCTTCAAGAGGAAGGTATCGATCAGATGGATGCGTTCATTGCCGTGACCGATAACTCTGAGACCAACATCATCTCGTGCCTCGTGGCCAAGAACCACGGTGTACGTAAGACCATTGCGCTGGTGGAGAACATGGATTACATCCACCTTTCGCAGAACATCGGTGTCGACACCATGATCAACAAAAAACTGATTGCGGCCAATTTCATTTTCCGCCACATTCGTAAGGGCGAAGTGCTTTCGCTCACCAGTCTGCATGGCGTGGATGCGGAAGTTGTGGAGTTCGAGGTCAGCGAAAAATCGCAGTTGGTTGGCAAAGTGCTCAAGGGCATCAACTTCCCAAAGTCGGCCATTGTGGGCGGTGTCATCCGCCACGGAAAAAGCTTTACTCCGAACGGAGATTTCGTCTTCGAGCCATTGGATCACGTGGTGGTGGTTTCACGCCCAACCTGCATCCACAAGGTCGAAAGCTATTTTTGA
- a CDS encoding TrkH family potassium uptake protein: MNNNYRVVLHVLGLLLVFNGLFMVLCLPASLYYNAHDLVPIGFSACATLGTGLLTWALTRSQEKPNIRKREGFLIVSFGWLVMSLSGTLPYVMSGSVPHFTDAFFETMSGYTTTGASIINDLDIIPRDILLWRSMTQWIGGMGIIVLAVAILPVLGIGGMQLFVAESPGLKPDKLAPKIRDTAKRLWLVYLGLTVAEFIALKVAGMGWFDSLNHALTTMATGGFSTYNSSAAEFSPAIQYVIIVFMFLAGTSFTLTYFGITGQIKKVIENEEFRYYAGITALVSIAATVVVANVIDEGVEKAFRDSLFQVVSLITTTGFVSADYTSWTPFLTIVFFMLLFIGGSAGSTAGGVKVVRHIILFKNSFLELKRQLHPSAIIPVRLNKRAVEQSITYNVVAFIMMYILIFAIGSIIITTLGVDLDTAMGAVATSLGNVGPGIGHVGPTDNFSWLSSGAKWLLSILMLIGRLELFTVLILFTPYFWRKHG; the protein is encoded by the coding sequence ATGAACAACAACTACCGTGTAGTTCTTCATGTACTGGGTCTGCTGCTGGTCTTCAACGGACTGTTCATGGTCCTTTGTCTTCCTGCTTCGCTCTATTACAATGCGCACGATCTTGTTCCCATCGGTTTTTCGGCCTGCGCAACGCTTGGTACTGGACTGCTGACGTGGGCCTTGACCCGCTCTCAGGAGAAACCGAACATCCGCAAGCGCGAAGGTTTCCTTATTGTATCATTCGGTTGGTTGGTAATGTCGCTTTCGGGTACGCTTCCTTATGTGATGAGCGGCAGCGTGCCACACTTTACCGATGCGTTCTTCGAAACCATGTCGGGTTACACCACAACGGGCGCGTCCATCATCAACGACCTTGATATCATTCCGCGCGACATTCTGCTTTGGCGAAGCATGACGCAGTGGATCGGTGGAATGGGAATTATTGTGCTGGCCGTGGCCATTCTTCCCGTGTTGGGAATTGGTGGCATGCAGCTTTTTGTGGCCGAATCACCTGGCCTGAAGCCTGATAAATTGGCACCGAAGATCCGCGATACTGCCAAGAGACTGTGGTTGGTCTATTTGGGATTGACGGTTGCTGAATTCATTGCGCTGAAAGTTGCAGGCATGGGTTGGTTTGATTCGCTGAACCACGCACTGACAACCATGGCCACAGGTGGATTTTCGACTTACAACAGCAGTGCTGCCGAATTTTCGCCAGCCATTCAATATGTCATCATCGTATTCATGTTCTTGGCAGGAACAAGCTTTACGTTGACCTATTTCGGAATAACAGGTCAGATAAAGAAGGTCATTGAAAATGAAGAATTCAGGTACTATGCGGGCATTACCGCTCTCGTATCGATTGCGGCTACCGTTGTGGTGGCCAACGTGATCGATGAAGGCGTTGAAAAGGCGTTCCGCGATTCGCTGTTTCAGGTCGTTTCTCTTATCACAACCACAGGTTTCGTATCGGCCGATTACACCAGTTGGACTCCATTTCTGACCATCGTATTCTTCATGCTGCTGTTCATTGGTGGTTCGGCAGGTTCCACAGCAGGTGGTGTAAAAGTGGTGCGCCACATCATTCTTTTCAAGAACAGTTTCTTGGAACTGAAGCGTCAATTGCACCCTTCTGCCATCATTCCTGTGCGGTTGAACAAACGGGCGGTGGAACAGTCCATAACCTACAACGTGGTGGCATTCATCATGATGTACATTCTCATTTTCGCCATTGGCTCCATTATCATCACAACACTTGGAGTTGACCTCGACACCGCCATGGGAGCTGTGGCCACATCGCTCGGTAACGTGGGTCCTGGCATCGGCCATGTTGGCCCTACAGATAATTTTTCGTGGCTTTCTTCGGGTGCCAAGTGGTTATTGTCCATTCTCATGCTCATCGGTCGTTTGGAACTGTTCACCGTACTTATTCTCTTCACTCCTTATTTTTGGAGGAAGCACGGATGA
- a CDS encoding DUF1905 domain-containing protein, with protein MRFTTQLAKDDNSDLYHWFFSVPNEIAVQLIEGNDRRVVTTVNGAVKYHCAIYGDGMGGHRILLNSERVKKLGLVRGETISVELEKDRSEYGVPMSEELREVLDQNPEADELFHKLTKGTQRTLIYWSDNVKSSEIKIRRAIVMTDHLVTQNGKPDFKLLNVAIKEANQAAKRG; from the coding sequence ATGAGATTCACAACACAACTTGCCAAAGACGACAATTCGGACCTGTACCATTGGTTCTTTTCGGTGCCGAACGAGATTGCCGTGCAGTTGATCGAAGGCAACGACCGAAGGGTTGTTACCACGGTGAACGGAGCGGTCAAATATCATTGCGCCATTTATGGCGATGGCATGGGCGGGCATCGCATTCTGCTGAACAGCGAACGCGTGAAAAAACTCGGTCTGGTGCGTGGCGAAACGATTTCCGTTGAACTGGAAAAAGACCGTTCGGAATACGGTGTGCCGATGAGTGAGGAGCTTCGCGAAGTGCTGGATCAGAACCCAGAAGCGGACGAGCTTTTCCACAAACTGACCAAAGGCACGCAGCGCACCTTGATCTACTGGAGCGACAATGTGAAGAGTTCGGAGATCAAGATCAGACGCGCCATCGTCATGACCGACCATTTGGTGACGCAAAACGGCAAACCCGATTTCAAACTGCTGAACGTGGCGATCAAAGAGGCCAATCAGGCGGCCAAACGTGGTTGA
- a CDS encoding T9SS type A sorting domain-containing protein, whose amino-acid sequence MGKVNVMGKSIQLSMLLTFLVSQLFGQQTNMVAVSEEESMWGEPSTTMDRSSRPSLELGFAPNPFAGEITVNLTLPESGKVSLKVFDILGQEVETVANEYMTEGPHTLKYLGSDLPAGRYYFHLSAGGKVVIKQVLKKN is encoded by the coding sequence ATGGGAAAAGTCAATGTCATGGGAAAAAGTATACAACTGTCCATGCTGCTTACGTTTTTGGTGTCGCAATTGTTCGGGCAGCAAACGAATATGGTAGCTGTTTCGGAGGAAGAATCGATGTGGGGAGAACCTTCCACCACTATGGACCGATCATCGCGTCCAAGTTTGGAATTGGGGTTTGCACCCAACCCGTTTGCGGGAGAGATCACGGTCAATCTCACCTTGCCTGAGAGCGGAAAGGTTTCGCTGAAAGTGTTCGATATTCTCGGTCAGGAAGTGGAGACCGTGGCCAACGAATACATGACCGAAGGACCGCATACGCTGAAGTATCTGGGCAGCGACCTTCCCGCAGGGCGGTACTATTTTCATCTTTCCGCAGGCGGGAAAGTCGTCATCAAACAGGTGCTGAAGAAGAATTAG
- a CDS encoding pseudouridine synthase yields MREQGKKPFGKRGQGRPNEEGRDRKPFASGDRKKFGEGGERPKKRFSDSKPAGKPRLGGKGKKRPVEVEGANPLPRLNQYIAKAGVCSRREADELIATGKIEVNGKVVREMGYRVQRDDKVKYEGKLLRGEELRYLLLNKPKNFITTTSDEKGRKTVMDLVKNACSERIYPVGRLDKDTTGLLLFTNDGDLAKKLTHPSSLVKKIYHVYLDKPMTEEHLDAMNEGVELEDGFMQPDIVNYVQEQPNGTELGIQLHSGRNRIVRRLFEHFGYKVIRLDRSLFANLTKKDIPRGKWRFLRDNEVTMLKQVAGKTAKKGKAKP; encoded by the coding sequence ATGAGAGAACAAGGAAAAAAGCCGTTCGGCAAACGCGGTCAGGGTCGGCCCAACGAAGAAGGCCGCGACAGAAAACCATTCGCATCGGGCGACCGCAAGAAGTTCGGAGAAGGTGGAGAAAGACCGAAAAAGCGTTTCTCCGATTCCAAGCCAGCGGGAAAACCGCGCTTGGGAGGAAAAGGCAAGAAACGTCCCGTAGAGGTGGAAGGTGCCAATCCGCTACCGCGCCTCAATCAATACATCGCCAAGGCGGGTGTTTGTTCGAGACGCGAGGCCGATGAGCTCATTGCCACAGGGAAGATCGAGGTGAACGGGAAAGTGGTTCGAGAAATGGGTTATCGCGTGCAGCGCGATGATAAAGTGAAGTACGAAGGGAAGTTGCTGCGAGGCGAAGAGCTGCGTTATCTGCTGCTTAACAAACCCAAGAATTTCATTACCACCACATCTGACGAAAAAGGCCGCAAAACGGTGATGGATCTGGTGAAGAATGCCTGTTCGGAGCGCATCTATCCAGTTGGAAGATTGGATAAGGATACAACAGGATTGTTGCTTTTTACCAACGATGGCGATCTGGCCAAAAAGCTCACGCATCCTTCAAGCCTCGTAAAGAAGATCTACCACGTGTATCTCGACAAACCGATGACCGAGGAACACTTGGACGCCATGAATGAAGGCGTGGAGTTGGAAGACGGCTTCATGCAGCCCGATATTGTGAATTATGTGCAGGAACAACCGAACGGAACCGAACTGGGAATTCAACTCCATTCAGGCCGAAACCGTATTGTGCGAAGGCTTTTCGAGCATTTCGGTTACAAGGTCATTCGGCTCGACCGCTCACTCTTTGCCAACCTCACCAAAAAGGACATTCCGCGCGGGAAATGGCGTTTCTTACGGGACAATGAAGTGACCATGTTGAAGCAGGTGGCGGGGAAAACGGCTAAGAAGGGCAAGGCAAAACCTTAA
- a CDS encoding YraN family protein, which yields MADHNKLGEKGENLAVKELLKKGYSILDENWRSGRNELDIVARIGNTIVFVEVKTRSTDFFGDPSEAVSMAKQKRIIQAANDYLQQHELELEARFDVISIVATAKETSIDHMEDAFYPLA from the coding sequence ATGGCCGACCACAACAAACTTGGAGAGAAAGGGGAGAACCTTGCGGTGAAGGAACTTCTGAAAAAAGGCTATTCCATTCTGGATGAGAACTGGCGCAGCGGCCGAAACGAACTCGATATTGTGGCTCGAATTGGCAACACCATTGTTTTTGTGGAAGTGAAAACGCGCTCCACAGACTTTTTCGGTGATCCGAGCGAGGCCGTTTCGATGGCTAAGCAGAAACGCATCATTCAGGCGGCAAACGATTATTTGCAGCAACACGAACTGGAACTGGAAGCCCGATTCGATGTCATTTCCATTGTGGCCACCGCCAAAGAAACCAGCATCGACCACATGGAAGACGCATTCTATCCTCTGGCCTAA
- a CDS encoding DUF4412 domain-containing protein — translation MRIGNLLAAGLLTIVSLGAFAQGFEGSIYFTKSNMMDVTQYAYHVKGNMVRIDEIVEGSDKLVATLLVNLETGDMTALSHERNLYMNRPGSLDKASASGSEVIEGQLKRSIHGMNCSQYRVKNKDADREIMYWVTEGDYAFFPKLLKILNRKDNFSTYYMEIPNLDNKLPLLAQENTLLRDKKGFLQVDKIENKKLDDALFKIPEGFEKVER, via the coding sequence ATGCGAATCGGGAATCTGCTGGCCGCAGGCCTTCTAACAATCGTCTCACTTGGCGCGTTTGCCCAAGGATTTGAGGGATCGATATACTTCACAAAGTCAAACATGATGGATGTGACGCAGTATGCGTACCACGTGAAGGGAAACATGGTTCGGATAGATGAGATCGTAGAGGGAAGCGATAAGTTGGTGGCCACGTTATTGGTAAACTTGGAAACGGGCGATATGACCGCTTTGAGCCACGAGCGTAATCTGTATATGAACCGCCCAGGCAGCTTAGACAAAGCAAGTGCTTCGGGCTCTGAAGTGATCGAAGGACAACTGAAGCGTTCCATACATGGCATGAACTGTTCGCAGTACCGTGTAAAGAACAAGGATGCGGATCGCGAGATCATGTATTGGGTAACGGAAGGCGATTATGCATTCTTCCCAAAGCTGTTGAAGATCCTGAACCGAAAAGACAATTTCTCCACCTACTACATGGAGATTCCGAACTTGGACAATAAGCTACCGCTGTTGGCTCAAGAAAACACGCTTTTGCGCGATAAGAAAGGTTTCCTTCAGGTAGATAAGATCGAGAACAAGAAGTTGGACGATGCGCTTTTCAAAATTCCAGAAGGGTTTGAGAAGGTAGAGCGCTAA